A genome region from Paludibacterium sp. B53371 includes the following:
- the trxA gene encoding thioredoxin TrxA — translation MSDLIQHVTDNSFEQDVLKADVPVLVDYWAEWCGPCKMIAPILEDVAKEYQGRLKVVKLNIDQNEQTPPKFGIRGIPTLMIFKDGNVVATKVGALAKGQLTAFVDSHI, via the coding sequence ATGAGCGACCTGATTCAGCATGTGACCGACAACTCCTTTGAACAAGATGTCCTGAAAGCCGACGTACCGGTACTGGTCGACTACTGGGCTGAATGGTGTGGTCCGTGCAAGATGATCGCGCCGATCCTCGAAGACGTGGCCAAGGAGTATCAGGGCCGCCTGAAGGTGGTCAAGCTCAACATCGACCAGAACGAGCAGACCCCGCCGAAATTCGGCATCCGCGGCATTCCGACCCTGATGATCTTCAAGGACGGCAATGTGGTGGCCACCAAGGTCGGCGCACTGGCCAAAGGCCAGCTGACGGCTTTTGTTGACAGCCACATTTAA
- the fabI gene encoding enoyl-ACP reductase FabI, which produces MGFLQGKKILITGMISNRSIAYGIAQACHREGAELAFTYVVDKLEDRVREMAAEFGSKLVYRCDVQNDAEIEQLFVDLGKDWDGLDGLVHAIAFAPREALNGDFLDSLSREAFQIAHDVSSYSFPALAKAARPMMQGRKSALLTLSYLGAIRAIPNYNVMGLAKASLEAGVRFMASALGRDGIRVNGISAGPIKTLAASGIKDFSKLLNHVAGQSSLRRNVTTEEVGNAAAFLLSDLASGITGEITYVDAGYSNNALNVPEED; this is translated from the coding sequence ATGGGTTTCCTGCAAGGAAAAAAAATTCTGATCACCGGCATGATCTCCAACCGATCCATCGCCTACGGCATCGCCCAGGCCTGTCATCGCGAGGGTGCGGAACTTGCCTTCACCTATGTCGTTGACAAGCTGGAAGACCGCGTGCGCGAAATGGCTGCCGAATTCGGCAGCAAGCTGGTCTATCGCTGCGACGTGCAGAACGATGCCGAAATCGAACAGCTGTTCGTCGATCTGGGCAAGGACTGGGACGGGCTGGACGGGCTGGTACATGCCATTGCCTTCGCACCGCGCGAAGCGCTCAACGGCGACTTCCTCGACTCGCTGTCGCGCGAAGCCTTCCAGATTGCCCACGACGTGTCGTCCTACAGCTTCCCGGCACTGGCCAAGGCCGCGCGCCCGATGATGCAGGGACGCAAGTCTGCCCTGCTGACGCTGTCGTATCTGGGTGCCATCCGTGCCATCCCCAACTACAACGTGATGGGTCTGGCCAAGGCCAGCCTGGAGGCCGGCGTCCGCTTCATGGCCAGCGCACTCGGTCGTGACGGCATCCGTGTCAACGGGATCTCCGCCGGTCCGATCAAGACGCTGGCGGCCTCGGGCATCAAGGACTTCTCCAAGCTGCTGAACCATGTCGCCGGCCAGTCCTCGCTGCGCCGCAACGTCACGACGGAAGAAGTCGGCAATGCCGCCGCCTTCCTGCTGTCCGACCTCGCCTCCGGCATCACCGGCGAGATCACCTATGTCGACGCCGGTTACAGCAATAATGCGCTGAACGTCCCGGAAGAAGACTGA
- a CDS encoding DUF3149 domain-containing protein: protein MALIQQLLSDDVGLLSLVTIVFATIVVVGCAGILIRKSKQTGPK from the coding sequence ATGGCACTGATTCAGCAACTTCTTTCGGACGATGTCGGCCTTCTCAGCCTGGTGACCATCGTGTTTGCCACCATCGTTGTCGTCGGCTGTGCCGGCATTCTGATCCGCAAATCCAAACAGACCGGACCGAAGTAA
- a CDS encoding glutathione S-transferase family protein — protein MKPALILHHYAASPYSEKIRLMLGQRQLPWLSVAMPPVLPKPDLMQLTHGYRRAPVLQIGADIYCDSALIADEIERRFPQSAQPTPHGRALAEVLSHWVDIELFWLTVRLVMGRHAEQIPQFMLDDRAAMHRQYDFSRQTLVADLPQVTAQLRPMLAWLDALLTGQSFFAGALPSGGDFGVYHPLWFLNNIGALNELAPQDGPLLAWFGRMTAFGHGEHAELSAAEAIHLAWSAQPEKAGGVSEPGWQVGMPVSVMPEGYPLEAVHGALCGLTAQRISLAVETPAGGHLHLHFPRLGYQLTQAD, from the coding sequence ATGAAGCCCGCCCTGATTCTGCATCACTATGCCGCTTCCCCCTACTCGGAAAAAATCCGTCTGATGCTGGGGCAGCGTCAGCTGCCATGGTTGTCGGTGGCGATGCCGCCAGTGTTGCCCAAGCCGGACCTGATGCAGCTGACACATGGCTACCGGCGCGCGCCGGTGCTGCAGATCGGTGCCGATATCTATTGTGATTCAGCACTGATCGCCGACGAAATTGAGCGTCGTTTCCCCCAGTCTGCGCAGCCGACGCCGCATGGTCGCGCCCTGGCCGAAGTGTTGAGCCACTGGGTGGATATCGAGTTGTTCTGGCTGACTGTGCGTCTGGTCATGGGGCGGCACGCCGAGCAGATTCCGCAGTTCATGCTGGATGATCGCGCGGCGATGCACCGGCAATATGATTTCTCGCGCCAGACCCTGGTGGCCGACCTGCCGCAGGTGACGGCACAGCTGCGCCCGATGCTGGCCTGGCTGGATGCGCTGCTGACCGGACAGTCTTTCTTTGCCGGCGCGCTGCCGTCCGGCGGCGATTTTGGCGTCTACCATCCGCTGTGGTTCCTGAATAATATCGGTGCGCTGAACGAGCTGGCACCGCAGGATGGTCCTTTGCTGGCCTGGTTCGGCCGCATGACGGCGTTCGGTCATGGCGAGCATGCCGAACTCTCCGCTGCGGAGGCGATTCATCTGGCGTGGTCGGCACAGCCGGAGAAGGCCGGGGGTGTTTCCGAACCAGGCTGGCAGGTCGGGATGCCGGTGTCGGTGATGCCGGAAGGCTATCCGCTGGAGGCCGTCCATGGGGCGCTGTGCGGATTGACGGCACAGCGCATCTCCCTGGCGGTGGAGACCCCCGCCGGCGGACATTTGCACCTGCACTTTCCGCGGCTCGGTTATCAACTGACGCAGGCTGACTAG
- a CDS encoding iron-containing alcohol dehydrogenase — translation MQNFDYYNPTRIVFGRDTIGRLAELVPAGARVLVLYGGSSAEKTGTLAQVREALAGHVVQEFGGIEPNPHFETLMRAVDLIKTQQLDFLLAVGGGSVIDGSKFVAAAALFEGDALDILKQRGGNIRQALPLGTVLTLAATGSEMNSGGVVTHAATHAKLPFRNPLLFPRFSILDPQKTFTVPERQVANGVVDAFVHVAEQYLTVPGQALAQDRFAEGLLQSLIELGPQVQANPLDYEVRANLMWVATLALNGIVGAGVTHDWSTHMIGHELTALFEIDHARTLALVLPASLSLRRDSKRAKLLQYAERVWQLHEGPEAQRIEQAIALTRDFFERMGLPTRLSDYGLGEEAIEQVVSQLQAHGMTRLGEGGHVTPDLARQILQAARV, via the coding sequence ATGCAGAATTTTGACTATTACAATCCCACCCGCATTGTCTTTGGCCGTGACACTATCGGCCGTCTGGCCGAGCTGGTGCCGGCTGGTGCCCGTGTGCTGGTGCTCTATGGCGGCAGCAGTGCCGAAAAGACCGGCACGCTGGCGCAGGTGCGCGAGGCCCTGGCCGGCCACGTGGTGCAGGAGTTCGGCGGCATTGAGCCAAATCCGCATTTTGAGACCCTGATGCGTGCCGTTGACCTGATCAAGACGCAGCAACTGGATTTTCTGCTGGCGGTGGGCGGTGGCTCGGTGATTGATGGCAGTAAATTTGTGGCCGCCGCCGCCCTGTTTGAGGGCGATGCGCTGGACATTCTGAAGCAGCGCGGCGGCAATATCCGCCAGGCCCTGCCTCTGGGGACGGTCCTGACCCTGGCGGCTACCGGTTCGGAAATGAATAGCGGCGGGGTCGTGACCCATGCCGCCACGCACGCCAAGCTGCCGTTCCGCAATCCGCTGCTGTTTCCGCGTTTTTCGATTCTGGATCCGCAAAAGACCTTCACCGTACCGGAACGGCAAGTGGCCAACGGGGTGGTGGATGCCTTCGTGCATGTTGCCGAACAGTATTTGACCGTACCGGGGCAGGCGCTGGCACAGGATCGCTTTGCCGAGGGGCTGTTGCAGTCGCTGATCGAACTGGGGCCGCAAGTACAGGCCAACCCGCTGGACTACGAGGTGCGTGCCAATCTGATGTGGGTCGCCACGCTGGCACTGAACGGCATCGTGGGGGCCGGCGTGACCCATGACTGGTCGACGCACATGATCGGCCATGAGCTGACCGCGCTTTTTGAGATCGATCATGCCCGCACCCTGGCGCTGGTGTTGCCGGCCAGTCTGTCGCTGCGCCGGGACAGCAAGCGAGCCAAGTTGCTGCAGTATGCCGAGCGAGTCTGGCAGCTGCACGAGGGCCCGGAGGCGCAGCGTATCGAACAGGCTATCGCGCTGACGCGCGATTTCTTCGAGCGCATGGGCTTGCCGACGCGCCTGTCCGACTATGGTCTGGGTGAGGAGGCGATCGAGCAGGTGGTCAGCCAGCTGCAGGCCCACGGCATGACCCGGCTGGGTGAGGGCGGTCATGTCACGCCGGATTTGGCGCGTCAGATCCTGCAGGCGGCCCGCGTATGA
- a CDS encoding PLP-dependent aminotransferase family protein encodes MFRSWSLSLVLNRQDAPSLHLQLVQALTEAILSGRLPPGMVLPGSRELAAHLRVNRKTVVLALDELIAQGWLRTQPRRGTFVAESLPMPPVLTASPAAASGEAAYALQGGEEGEGASLLARVPDGAPDTRLIPFDVLGRAFRKALIHSARSNRLAYDDPRGSLPLREALAQMLRMERGLAVDADNLCLVRGSQMGIFIAARLLLAPGDCVVMEQLSYPPARQAFLSAGARILPLAMDEAGADPVALAALCLRERVRVVYLTPQHQYPTTVCLSAERRMAILALAARYGFAVIEDDYDHEFHFAHHPVMPMAAVDGLRHVFYIGSLSKVLAPGLRIGYIVAPAAVIRRCAGQVLQIDRQGNAVTELAVAALMANGELKRHVRRVTRIYAERRRRLLALLRSDRGLWDYTMPAGGLAIWLRLADGSPAARRLQQAEVGDLPCVTASQCAVVPGSTVSAGLRLGFGHLDEEEMQRCLDRLRTVLTG; translated from the coding sequence ATGTTTCGTTCCTGGTCGTTGTCCCTGGTGCTGAACCGCCAGGATGCCCCCTCTCTGCACTTGCAATTGGTGCAGGCTTTGACCGAGGCCATCCTGTCGGGCCGTTTGCCGCCCGGTATGGTGTTGCCCGGTAGTCGCGAGCTGGCGGCACACTTGAGGGTCAACCGCAAGACGGTGGTGCTGGCTTTGGATGAACTGATCGCTCAGGGGTGGCTGCGTACCCAGCCAAGACGTGGCACCTTTGTGGCCGAATCCCTGCCCATGCCCCCCGTGCTGACGGCGTCGCCTGCCGCGGCGAGCGGTGAGGCGGCTTATGCCTTGCAAGGGGGCGAGGAGGGGGAGGGGGCCAGCCTGTTGGCCCGGGTGCCGGATGGGGCGCCGGATACCCGGCTGATTCCATTTGATGTCCTGGGACGCGCGTTTCGCAAGGCGCTGATTCACAGCGCTCGCAGTAACCGTCTGGCCTATGATGATCCACGCGGGTCATTGCCGCTGCGCGAGGCATTGGCGCAGATGCTTCGCATGGAGCGCGGGCTGGCCGTTGATGCCGACAATCTCTGTCTGGTGCGCGGCAGCCAGATGGGGATTTTCATCGCGGCACGGCTGCTGTTGGCACCGGGTGATTGCGTGGTCATGGAGCAATTAAGCTATCCGCCAGCCCGGCAGGCTTTTTTGTCTGCCGGTGCGCGCATTTTGCCGCTGGCCATGGATGAGGCCGGTGCCGACCCTGTCGCATTGGCGGCGCTGTGCCTGCGTGAGCGAGTGCGGGTGGTGTATCTGACGCCGCAGCACCAGTATCCGACGACTGTCTGTCTGTCGGCGGAGCGGCGCATGGCGATTCTGGCGCTGGCGGCTCGGTATGGCTTTGCCGTGATCGAGGATGACTATGATCACGAATTCCACTTTGCCCATCACCCAGTCATGCCCATGGCGGCCGTGGATGGTTTGCGTCATGTGTTTTACATCGGTTCTCTCTCCAAGGTGCTGGCACCTGGTCTGCGCATCGGTTATATCGTGGCGCCCGCAGCGGTCATCCGTCGCTGTGCCGGACAGGTATTGCAGATCGATCGCCAGGGTAATGCCGTCACCGAGCTGGCCGTGGCCGCCCTGATGGCCAACGGCGAGTTGAAGCGCCATGTGCGGCGGGTCACGCGCATCTATGCCGAACGACGGCGTCGGCTGCTGGCATTGCTGCGTTCTGATCGAGGTTTGTGGGACTACACCATGCCAGCAGGTGGGCTGGCGATCTGGCTTCGGCTAGCCGATGGCAGTCCTGCGGCACGGCGCTTGCAGCAAGCCGAAGTGGGAGATCTGCCCTGTGTGACGGCCAGTCAGTGTGCGGTCGTTCCCGGCTCGACTGTCTCGGCCGGCTTGCGGCTGGGCTTCGGGCATCTGGATGAAGAGGAAATGCAGCGATGCCTGGACAGGTTGCGTACCGTGCTGACCGGCTGA
- a CDS encoding YggS family pyridoxal phosphate-dependent enzyme codes for MPIYPLARNADDITHNLQQVRHCMAQACLRVGRATDSVRLLPVSKTVDLERLRAAHQAGCLELGENKVQEAHGKAQTLSELQDLRWILIGHLQTNKVRHAVQFASEFQALDSLRLAEELDRRLQQVGRGLPVMVQVNTSGEDSKYGLPPDQVASFLQALRPFHSLQVTGLMTLAMLSSETQAVRQCFRRLRLLRDQLREQAPAGMSLEHLSMGMSGDYELAIEEGATVVRVGQAIFGARTIPDSHYWPEHDKENLHV; via the coding sequence ATGCCCATTTATCCCCTGGCGCGTAACGCCGATGACATTACCCACAATCTGCAACAGGTCCGACACTGCATGGCACAGGCCTGCCTGCGCGTCGGGCGGGCAACAGACAGCGTCCGACTGCTGCCGGTAAGCAAAACCGTCGATCTTGAACGACTCCGCGCCGCCCACCAGGCTGGCTGCCTTGAGTTGGGTGAAAACAAAGTGCAAGAAGCCCACGGCAAGGCGCAGACACTGAGCGAGCTGCAAGATTTGCGCTGGATTCTGATCGGCCACCTGCAGACCAACAAAGTGCGCCACGCCGTACAATTTGCGAGCGAATTTCAGGCGCTGGATAGCCTGCGCCTGGCGGAAGAATTGGATCGCCGCCTGCAACAGGTCGGCCGGGGCCTCCCTGTCATGGTTCAGGTCAACACCTCGGGCGAAGACAGCAAATACGGCCTGCCGCCGGACCAGGTGGCAAGTTTTCTCCAGGCGCTGCGACCGTTTCACAGCCTGCAAGTCACCGGGCTAATGACCCTGGCCATGCTGTCCAGCGAAACCCAGGCGGTCCGCCAGTGTTTCCGCCGCTTGCGCCTATTGCGAGACCAGTTGCGCGAGCAGGCGCCGGCGGGTATGTCGCTTGAGCATCTGTCCATGGGCATGTCCGGTGATTACGAACTGGCAATCGAAGAAGGGGCCACGGTGGTTCGCGTCGGCCAGGCCATCTTCGGCGCCCGCACCATTCCCGACAGTCATTACTGGCCCGAACACGACAAGGAGAACCTCCATGTCTAA
- a CDS encoding glutamine amidotransferase translates to MSKTAWLIQHVAFEDAGLWTPLLHQVGYRIEKREAGTDLLPAVLPGEEDLLIVLGGPISASQVTRYPFLSAELDLIRTQLTARRPVLGVCLGAQLMACALGARVSPMARQEIGYAPLMLTEAGRDSVLAPLDHLPVLHWHGEQFAIPDSAQHLAYSEQCPFQAFAIERHALALQCHLEVDPNKLERWLIGHTAELAHAGIAPETLRQQAQRLGQAVVPQSRKVFQQWLEQWEATR, encoded by the coding sequence ATGTCTAAAACCGCCTGGCTCATCCAGCATGTCGCTTTTGAAGATGCGGGCCTGTGGACACCGCTATTGCACCAGGTCGGCTACCGGATCGAAAAACGGGAGGCCGGCACAGACCTTCTGCCGGCGGTCTTGCCCGGAGAGGAAGACCTGCTGATCGTCTTGGGTGGCCCGATCAGCGCCAGCCAGGTGACCCGATACCCCTTCCTGAGCGCAGAGCTGGACTTGATCCGGACACAACTGACAGCACGCCGCCCCGTCCTGGGTGTCTGTCTGGGGGCTCAGTTGATGGCCTGCGCGCTGGGCGCCAGGGTCAGCCCGATGGCGCGCCAGGAAATCGGTTATGCCCCGCTCATGCTGACCGAAGCCGGGCGCGACTCCGTGCTCGCTCCGCTGGATCACCTACCGGTACTGCACTGGCATGGAGAACAGTTTGCCATTCCCGACTCGGCACAGCATCTGGCCTACAGCGAACAATGCCCCTTTCAGGCCTTTGCCATCGAGCGCCACGCGCTGGCCCTGCAATGCCATCTTGAAGTCGACCCGAACAAACTGGAACGCTGGCTAATCGGCCATACCGCCGAATTGGCGCATGCCGGCATCGCACCCGAAACACTGCGCCAGCAGGCACAACGTTTGGGCCAGGCCGTCGTGCCGCAGTCGCGCAAGGTCTTTCAGCAATGGCTTGAGCAATGGGAGGCGACACGATGA
- a CDS encoding branched-chain amino acid ABC transporter substrate-binding protein: MQASKLTVVTLSVMAALALAACGKKEDASAPAAASGAAADSGAAVVKLGFVAPLTGPQAHYGAEYKNGVTLAIEDANATHPTLGGKPVKFELEVMDDQADPKTATEVAQKLIDEKVSGVIGHFNSGTSIPASKLYSDAGIPQIAMATAPAFTAQGFKTTFRSMTSDTQQGSVMGEYVVKKLGAKNIAIIDDRTAYGQGLADQFAKAVEGAGGKVVKREYTTDKSTDFAAILTSLKGLHPDIIYYGGADAQSAPMAKQMKRLGITTPLVSGEMTKTPDFLKVAGAEAEGTLASLAGLPLEQMPKGKDYATRYKARFNEEVATYSPYGYDATRVMIAAMQKADSSDPAKYLPVLASIDYTDAVTTPHLGYDSKGDLKIGGITVYKVVGGKWTVLESVGGAAASAAQ; encoded by the coding sequence ATGCAAGCAAGCAAACTGACTGTTGTTACCCTGTCCGTGATGGCAGCGCTGGCGCTGGCCGCCTGCGGCAAGAAGGAAGATGCGTCCGCACCGGCCGCCGCTTCCGGCGCCGCGGCAGACAGTGGCGCCGCCGTGGTCAAGCTGGGTTTTGTTGCCCCGCTGACCGGGCCGCAGGCGCATTATGGTGCCGAGTACAAGAATGGCGTGACCCTGGCGATCGAAGACGCCAACGCCACCCATCCGACCCTGGGCGGCAAGCCGGTCAAGTTCGAACTGGAAGTGATGGATGACCAGGCCGATCCGAAGACCGCTACCGAAGTGGCCCAGAAGCTGATCGACGAGAAGGTCAGCGGTGTGATCGGTCACTTCAACTCGGGTACCTCGATTCCGGCTTCCAAGCTCTACTCCGACGCCGGTATTCCCCAGATCGCCATGGCGACCGCTCCGGCCTTTACGGCGCAAGGCTTCAAGACCACCTTCCGTTCCATGACCTCGGATACCCAGCAGGGCAGCGTGATGGGCGAGTATGTGGTGAAGAAGCTGGGTGCCAAGAACATCGCCATCATCGATGACCGTACCGCCTATGGCCAGGGTCTGGCCGATCAGTTCGCCAAGGCCGTGGAAGGCGCCGGCGGCAAGGTGGTCAAGCGTGAATACACCACCGACAAGTCGACCGACTTTGCGGCGATCCTGACCTCGCTCAAGGGCCTGCATCCGGACATCATCTACTACGGTGGCGCCGATGCGCAGTCGGCCCCGATGGCCAAGCAGATGAAGCGCCTGGGCATCACCACGCCGCTGGTTTCCGGCGAAATGACCAAGACCCCGGACTTCCTCAAGGTTGCCGGTGCCGAAGCCGAGGGCACGCTGGCCTCGCTGGCCGGTCTGCCGCTGGAGCAGATGCCCAAGGGCAAGGATTATGCGACCCGCTACAAGGCTCGCTTCAACGAAGAAGTCGCCACTTACTCGCCGTACGGCTATGACGCGACCCGCGTGATGATTGCCGCCATGCAAAAGGCTGATTCGTCCGATCCGGCCAAGTACCTGCCGGTACTGGCGTCCATCGATTACACCGATGCCGTGACTACCCCGCACCTGGGGTACGACAGCAAGGGTGACCTGAAGATCGGTGGCATCACCGTCTACAAGGTGGTGGGGGGCAAGTGGACCGTGCTGGAAAGCGTGGGCGGGGCAGCCGCTTCCGCTGCGCAGTAA